A genomic segment from Nicotiana tabacum cultivar K326 chromosome 7, ASM71507v2, whole genome shotgun sequence encodes:
- the LOC107765346 gene encoding germin-like protein subfamily 2 member 1, whose product MAYMILFKAAITILTITFNRVSASDPDPLQDICVADYNSSITVNGFSCKRNFTFTPEDFASMGIAQPGEPNIFGTRVAVANIYNMPGLNTQGVSWSRVDFDPDGLNPPHTHPRATEIIFVLEGQLRAGFITTDNVFVNKLITKGEVFVFPRGLIHFSFNVGRGNATIIVAFNSQNPGVQVIALSMFASRPQIPDEVVARAFQTSVEEVRAIRARLVPTNVTMEHNQVKIEVGNRNSQSNMSKELESLHDSAEKDFDTKQKGENTQKGRGDTGISMEIVAQIEEMTITTTTQIVIDTTSPLYTYPSDNSGSTLEEKQREFRPRNQLTVDFITVNANLGGRSFKTKYSTGNEITNNKP is encoded by the exons ATGGCTTACATGATCCTTTTCAAGGCAGCCATCACCATTTTAACTATTACTTTTAACAGAGTTTCTGCGTCAGATCCAGATCCACTTCAGGATATTTGTGTCGCTGATTACAACTCAT CTATAACGGTGAACGGATTTTCATGCAAAAGGAACTTTACATTCACTCCAGAAGATTTCGCATCAATGGGAATTGCACAACCAGGAGAACCTAATATTTTTGGCACTCGAGTAGCTGTAGCCAACATTTATAACATGCCTGGCCTTAACACACAGGGTGTGTCATGGTCTCGAGTAGACTTCGATCCTGATGGTTTAAACCCTCCACATACTCACCCTCGAGCCACAGAAATAATTTTCGTACTTGAAGGTCAATTAAGGGCTGGATTTATCACTACGGACAATGTTTTTGTTAACAAGTTGATCACAAAGGGTGAAGTCTTTGTTTTCCCAAGAGGGCTCATCCATTTCAGCTTTAATGTTGGCAGAGGTAACGCAACTATTATTGTGGCCTTTAACAGCCAAAATCCTGGTGTTCAGGTTATTGCACTTTCCATGTTTGCGAGTAGACCTCAAATTCCAGACGAAGTCGTGGCCAGGGCATTTCAAACTAGTGTTGAGGAAGTTCGGGCGATAAGAGCAAGACTTGTACCTACGAATGTGACCATGGAGCATAATCAG GTTAAAATCGAAGTAGGAAATAGAAATTCACAATCAAATATGAGTAAAGAATTGGAGTCACTCCACGACTCTGCAGAAAAAGACTTTGACACCaaacaaaaaggagaaaataCACAAAAAGGAAGGGGAGATACAGG AATTTCAATGGAGATTGTAGCCCAGATTGAAGAGATGACAATAACGACAACAACACAGATAGTAATCGATACAACTAGCCCTCTTTACACATATCCTTCCGACAACTCTGGTTCCACACTG GAGGAAAAGCAGAGGGAGTTCAGGCCAAGAAATCAGCTAACTGTTGATTTTATTACAGTGAATGCTAATCTAGGAGGAAGAAGCTTCAAAACAAAGTACTCAACTGGAAATGAGATTACAAACAACAAACCCTAA